One Streptococcus sp. DTU_2020_1001019_1_SI_AUS_MUR_006 DNA window includes the following coding sequences:
- a CDS encoding MFS transporter: MKQFLEKVSILSLSLVLITSFSISSALPAMFDYYQGYSTGQVELLVSLPSFGIMAMLLLNGVLERIFPERLQLTLGLLILSISGTAPFWYQGYYFVFATRLLFGIGVGMLNAKAISIISERYHGKTRIQMLGFRGSAEVVGASILTLTVGQLLAFGWTATFLAYAAGLVVLVLFLLFVPYNKEEVHESKQKTEEVAKLTRSMLQLIFFLAVGAAVIVCTNTAITFRIPSLMIEAGFGDAQLSSLVLSAMQLIGILAGISFSFLISTFKEKLLLVAGVTFGIGQIIIALSPSLWVVVAGSVLGGFAYSIALTTVFQLISERIPAKLLNKATSYAVLGCSFGASLTPFVLSGIGLVTTNGRMTFIILGAWMIATSVLVSLLLKKEG; encoded by the coding sequence ATGAAACAATTTTTGGAAAAAGTGAGTATACTTTCCCTGTCGTTAGTATTGATCACATCATTTTCAATATCAAGTGCCCTACCAGCCATGTTTGACTATTATCAGGGCTACTCGACAGGTCAGGTCGAGCTCTTGGTCAGCCTTCCATCCTTTGGGATTATGGCCATGCTCCTTTTAAATGGAGTTTTAGAACGGATTTTTCCTGAACGTCTCCAGTTGACTTTGGGACTTTTGATTTTATCAATCAGTGGAACAGCTCCCTTCTGGTATCAAGGATACTACTTTGTCTTTGCCACTCGTCTTCTTTTTGGAATTGGTGTGGGGATGCTAAACGCCAAGGCCATCTCGATCATCAGTGAACGGTATCATGGCAAGACTCGTATCCAGATGCTCGGTTTTCGTGGATCAGCTGAGGTGGTGGGAGCCTCTATCTTGACCTTGACAGTCGGTCAGCTTTTGGCCTTTGGCTGGACCGCAACCTTCCTAGCCTACGCTGCAGGTCTAGTGGTTCTTGTACTCTTCCTTCTCTTTGTCCCTTATAACAAAGAAGAAGTTCATGAGTCCAAGCAAAAGACAGAAGAAGTAGCGAAACTAACTCGCTCCATGCTACAGCTGATTTTCTTCCTAGCTGTCGGAGCTGCAGTCATTGTATGTACCAATACAGCTATTACCTTCCGTATTCCTAGTCTCATGATTGAGGCAGGCTTTGGAGATGCTCAATTGTCTAGTCTGGTACTCAGTGCCATGCAGTTGATTGGGATTCTGGCGGGTATTAGCTTTTCTTTCCTCATCTCCACCTTTAAGGAAAAATTGTTATTGGTTGCGGGTGTAACCTTTGGTATTGGGCAAATCATCATTGCTCTTTCACCTTCTCTTTGGGTAGTCGTTGCAGGTTCTGTCTTAGGAGGATTTGCCTATAGCATTGCCCTTACGACAGTCTTTCAGTTAATTTCTGAGAGAATCCCAGCAAAGCTCCTCAACAAAGCAACTTCTTATGCTGTTTTGGGATGTAGTTTTGGTGCCTCCTTAACACCTTTTGTTCTTTCAGGAATTGGCTTAGTAACAACGAATGGTCGAATGACCTTTATCATTCTAGGAGCATGGATGATTGCGACATCAGTCCTTGTTTCTCTCCTATTGAAAAAAGAAGGTTAA